From one Pirellulales bacterium genomic stretch:
- a CDS encoding sugar phosphate isomerase/epimerase family protein, which translates to MKLAFSSNAYLNFSIEDAIARIADAGYTGIEILADVPHAWPAGLLEERKQSIRAALDRHHLKISNVNAFMMNAVADPRQPYWHPSWIDPAPHYRAIRREHTKRALRLAHELGAPCLTTEPGGPLNDGQTWEQAAQVFYDELMPCVDVAEQLGVQLLIEPEPHLMIETFGQHLQFMRRIKSPSVGLNFDIGHAYCVGENPEEWVRTMAPFTRHYHLEDIAADRVHKHLIPGRGAIDFAATLAEIAKTEYQGWITVELYPYIDNPDAAAREAREYLMGVAGQLEIQIEAR; encoded by the coding sequence ATGAAACTCGCCTTCAGCAGCAATGCGTATCTCAATTTCTCGATCGAGGATGCCATTGCGCGGATTGCGGATGCGGGGTATACGGGGATCGAGATTCTGGCCGACGTGCCGCATGCCTGGCCGGCGGGGTTGCTCGAGGAGCGGAAGCAGTCGATCCGTGCCGCGCTCGATCGGCACCATCTGAAGATCTCGAACGTCAACGCGTTCATGATGAATGCCGTGGCCGATCCGCGGCAGCCGTACTGGCATCCGAGCTGGATCGATCCAGCCCCGCACTATCGGGCCATCCGCCGCGAGCACACGAAGCGGGCGCTGCGGCTGGCGCATGAGCTGGGCGCGCCCTGTCTCACGACCGAGCCGGGGGGGCCGCTCAACGACGGACAGACGTGGGAGCAGGCGGCGCAAGTCTTTTATGATGAGCTGATGCCCTGCGTCGACGTGGCCGAGCAGCTTGGCGTGCAGCTTCTGATCGAGCCGGAGCCGCATTTGATGATCGAGACGTTCGGCCAGCACTTGCAATTCATGCGGCGGATCAAGTCGCCGAGCGTCGGGCTGAATTTCGATATCGGCCATGCCTATTGCGTCGGCGAGAACCCCGAGGAATGGGTGCGGACGATGGCCCCCTTCACGCGACACTATCATCTCGAAGACATCGCCGCCGACCGAGTACACAAGCATCTGATCCCCGGTCGCGGAGCAATCGACTTCGCCGCCACGCTCGCCGAAATCGCCAAGACCGAATACCAGGGCTGGATCACGGTCGAGTTGTATCCGTACATCGACAATCCGGACGCCGCCGCCCGCGAGGCCCGCGAGTATTTGATGGGCGTGGCGGGGCAGCTCGAGATTCAGATCGAAGCGCGCTAG